In the Corynebacterium kroppenstedtii genome, one interval contains:
- a CDS encoding nitrite/sulfite reductase — MTTPTRNETTQNDSSVTSVNDSPRAQRPGERATRGQRAGGRAAGGQTADGRTAGGRAASGRSRPRRKPKPQGQWAVDGHEALNDDEKIKAEDAGVAVAQRVRDIYALQGFDSIPANDLAPRFKWIGLYTQRRQDMDGEQTSIKSNAELQDHYFMMRVRLDGGVVNSEQLTVIGEISRDFARGTADFTDRQNVQLHWIRIEDVPEIWDRLNSVGLSTNFGCGDVPRVILGSPVAGVAADEIIDATPAIEEIKNNRLPKPEYSNLPRKFKTAISGNSRQDVTHEIQDLSFIGVKHPEHGPGFDVWVGGGLSTNPMLAQRLGVFVSLDEVPDVWEGIVSIFRDYGYRRLRNRARLKFLVADWGVEKLRAVLENDYLGHPLRDGVEPPVAPGYRDHIGVHDQQDGLKYVGVKPTVGHTEGRQLIRLAELADKFGSGRIRTTPNKELLFLDVKPGRVPHLLHALDNEGLSAKPSSFRRDIISCTGLEFCKLALVVTKQRAIRLADELEERLGDLDVPLKISLNGCPNSCARTQLADIGLKGQIVTDQDGNRVEGFQVHLGGALGFHPDFGRKLRGHKVTSAGLADYVERLVTKYKADRNKGEQFREWVLRAPDEDLQ; from the coding sequence AGGGCCGGCGGACGCGCTGCCGGTGGACAAACTGCCGACGGACGTACCGCGGGCGGACGCGCTGCTAGTGGACGCTCTCGGCCCCGCCGGAAGCCGAAGCCCCAAGGGCAGTGGGCAGTAGATGGCCACGAAGCCCTCAATGACGATGAAAAGATCAAGGCCGAAGACGCCGGTGTCGCTGTCGCCCAGCGCGTCCGAGATATTTACGCCCTTCAGGGATTCGATTCCATTCCGGCGAATGATCTTGCCCCACGCTTTAAATGGATCGGCCTTTATACTCAGCGTCGTCAGGACATGGATGGAGAGCAAACAAGCATCAAAAGCAATGCTGAGCTCCAGGACCATTACTTCATGATGAGAGTCCGTTTAGATGGTGGCGTTGTTAATTCGGAACAACTAACGGTTATCGGCGAAATTTCTCGCGACTTTGCCCGGGGGACGGCCGATTTTACGGATCGCCAGAATGTGCAGCTGCACTGGATTCGAATTGAAGATGTTCCGGAGATTTGGGATCGCTTAAACAGTGTGGGTTTGTCTACGAATTTTGGGTGTGGCGATGTCCCGCGCGTCATTCTGGGATCGCCAGTGGCCGGCGTCGCTGCTGATGAAATTATTGATGCAACACCAGCGATTGAGGAAATTAAAAATAATCGCCTTCCTAAGCCGGAATATTCGAATCTCCCGAGGAAATTTAAAACCGCAATTTCGGGAAACTCTCGCCAAGATGTTACACACGAAATTCAAGACCTTTCGTTTATTGGGGTTAAGCATCCTGAGCACGGGCCCGGCTTCGACGTCTGGGTAGGCGGAGGCTTGTCGACGAACCCCATGCTCGCTCAGCGGCTCGGCGTTTTCGTTTCCCTCGACGAGGTTCCTGACGTGTGGGAAGGGATTGTCTCCATTTTCCGCGATTACGGATATCGACGGCTACGTAACCGCGCGCGCTTGAAGTTCCTGGTCGCTGATTGGGGCGTCGAAAAGCTACGTGCTGTTCTGGAAAACGACTATTTAGGCCATCCGCTCCGTGACGGTGTGGAGCCGCCGGTTGCCCCAGGTTATCGGGATCATATCGGTGTTCACGACCAGCAGGACGGGCTGAAGTACGTTGGCGTCAAACCTACGGTGGGGCACACTGAGGGCCGTCAGCTGATTCGCTTGGCTGAACTCGCCGATAAATTCGGATCGGGTCGAATTCGAACTACTCCGAATAAAGAACTCCTGTTTCTCGACGTCAAGCCGGGGCGCGTACCTCATCTACTTCATGCCCTGGATAACGAGGGCCTATCGGCGAAGCCTTCGAGTTTCCGGCGCGACATCATTTCATGCACGGGTTTGGAATTCTGCAAACTTGCCCTCGTTGTGACAAAACAACGCGCAATTCGGTTAGCCGACGAACTTGAAGAGCGCTTAGGTGATCTCGACGTTCCACTAAAAATCAGTCTTAACGGTTGCCCCAACTCATGCGCCCGGACGCAATTGGCGGACATCGGCCTCAAAGGGCAAATTGTGACTGACCAAGATGGCAACCGCGTTGAAGGGTTCCAAGTCCACCTCGGAGGGGCCCTTGGATTTCACCCTGATTTTGGACGAAAACTACGTGGCCACAAAGTGACGAGTGCAGGGCTCGCAGATTACGTCGAAAGGCTTGTCACCAAATATAAAGCCGATCGAAATAAAGGTGAACAGTTTCGCGAATGGGTACTCCGTGCTCCAGACGAGGACTTGCAATGA
- a CDS encoding phosphoadenylyl-sulfate reductase, protein MLNLALDYSAELENATAEEIMQWANDHIPRLAVTLSMQDTVLADLAEKYAPAADLVFLDTGYHFPETLDVADAVEKRYSNQLIRVVPHLTRHEQDQRYGKDLYATDPTLCCHMRKVVPLQETLADYPAWVTGLKRVDAPSRAHTPVLEIDKAGRLKINPIISWTDGDVEKYIVEHELIRHPLTTQGYPSIGCATCTARVQAGEDPRSGRWQGKEKTECGLHV, encoded by the coding sequence ATGCTGAACTTGGCCCTTGATTATTCCGCAGAACTGGAAAACGCCACCGCCGAAGAAATCATGCAATGGGCGAATGACCACATTCCGAGGCTGGCGGTCACGTTATCTATGCAGGACACTGTTTTAGCTGATCTCGCGGAGAAATATGCTCCCGCCGCCGACCTTGTCTTTTTAGACACCGGCTATCATTTTCCCGAAACGCTTGATGTCGCGGATGCCGTGGAAAAGCGGTATTCGAACCAGCTTATTCGTGTTGTCCCTCATCTCACCCGCCATGAGCAGGACCAACGCTATGGCAAGGACCTCTACGCAACTGATCCCACACTCTGTTGTCACATGCGAAAAGTCGTACCGCTTCAGGAAACTCTGGCGGACTATCCCGCGTGGGTGACGGGGCTCAAGCGCGTCGATGCCCCGTCGCGCGCTCACACTCCTGTCCTGGAAATCGACAAGGCAGGGCGACTGAAGATCAATCCCATCATTTCCTGGACTGATGGCGACGTCGAAAAATACATCGTCGAGCACGAGTTGATCCGGCACCCCCTAACGACGCAGGGATACCCGTCTATTGGATGCGCGACGTGCACGGCGCGAGTGCAAGCGGGGGAGGACCCGCGTTCCGGGCGCTGGCAAGGAAAGGAGAAAACCGAGTGCGGTCTGCACGTGTAG
- the cysD gene encoding sulfate adenylyltransferase subunit CysD, with protein MTVAAPTRVASSLPAHLALLEAEGIDIIRQAAGQADRGAILFSGGKDSVVVLELARRAFAPASIPFELLHVDTGHNFPEVLAFRDAIAARPGVTLRVAKVQDWIDRGELHERPDGTRNPLQTVPLVETIENQGYNVVLGGARRDEEKARAKERVFSVRDSFGGWDPRRQRPELWGIYNAKVQPGENVRVFPISNWTEADVWDYIDARHLELAPIYYAHQREVFKRNGMWLSPGEWGGPRDGEKIVTKTVRYRTVGDMSCTGAVESEARTNADIIDEIRRSTTTERGATRADDKLSESSMEDRKKDGYF; from the coding sequence ATGACCGTAGCCGCTCCGACGCGCGTAGCATCCTCTTTACCTGCACATTTAGCGCTACTCGAAGCAGAAGGCATCGATATTATCCGACAAGCCGCTGGCCAAGCAGATCGCGGTGCCATTTTGTTCTCCGGCGGCAAGGACTCTGTTGTCGTCCTTGAACTCGCACGCCGCGCATTTGCTCCCGCGTCGATACCCTTTGAGCTCCTTCACGTCGATACCGGGCATAATTTTCCGGAAGTGTTGGCGTTTCGTGACGCGATTGCCGCCCGCCCCGGCGTCACCCTTCGCGTCGCTAAGGTTCAGGACTGGATCGACCGAGGTGAACTCCACGAGCGTCCCGACGGCACACGCAACCCGTTGCAGACCGTCCCCCTCGTCGAGACTATTGAGAATCAGGGATACAACGTCGTCCTTGGCGGGGCACGACGCGACGAAGAAAAAGCCCGCGCGAAGGAACGCGTGTTTTCCGTGCGTGATTCATTCGGCGGGTGGGATCCACGTCGGCAACGCCCCGAACTATGGGGCATCTACAACGCAAAAGTGCAGCCCGGCGAGAATGTTCGCGTTTTCCCCATCTCTAACTGGACGGAAGCCGACGTCTGGGACTACATCGACGCCCGGCACCTCGAACTCGCCCCCATCTACTACGCCCACCAGCGCGAAGTGTTCAAACGCAACGGGATGTGGCTCTCACCCGGAGAGTGGGGCGGCCCGCGCGACGGCGAAAAAATTGTCACAAAGACAGTCCGGTACCGCACCGTCGGTGACATGTCATGTACGGGAGCGGTCGAGTCCGAGGCCCGCACCAATGCCGACATTATCGACGAAATCCGCCGCTCAACCACGACCGAACGCGGTGCCACCCGCGCAGATGACAAATTATCCGAATCCTCTATGGAGGACAGGAAGAAAGATGGGTATTTCTAA
- a CDS encoding sulfate adenylyltransferase subunit 1, which yields MSHSTTAALDAARETANVPNETPTTANNELPTVRLCTAGSVDDGKSTFVGRLLHDTKSILSDQYEAVQRSSEARGLAEADLSLLVDGLRAEREQGITIDVAYRYFATDQRKFILADCPGHEQYTRNTVTGMSTADVVILLIDVRNGVVRQTNRHATVAGLLGVPHVVVAVNKIDLVDYDEATFRTIEDQVAALADRAHLNDVRVVPISSLKGDNVVERSARTPWYTGPSVVEILENIDDINSVEDTADQDLRLPVDYVIRDHDSEYRGFAGRIAAGSVGVGDDVTVTGGRTARITSLSIAGDPVGEPARAVAGSSVSVELDTDIDLSRGALIAGTPHPDTTNTVEATVVHTSQRPLVVRRRLLLRYGAHTTKAQLSDIQGIIDVDSGELLSTRPTEFNDEPVTTLESNELARVTIKTRDRIPFESYQPGGKIGSFLLIDDQTGDTVAAGLVLPPKAEQTERSQA from the coding sequence ATGTCTCACAGCACAACCGCCGCACTCGATGCCGCCCGCGAGACGGCTAACGTCCCCAATGAGACCCCCACCACGGCTAACAACGAGCTTCCCACCGTTCGGCTGTGCACCGCGGGTTCCGTCGATGATGGCAAATCCACATTCGTCGGCCGGCTGCTTCATGACACGAAATCGATCCTCAGCGACCAGTATGAAGCAGTACAACGCTCGTCAGAAGCCCGGGGTCTAGCGGAGGCGGATCTCTCGCTTTTGGTCGACGGTCTCCGCGCAGAGCGCGAGCAAGGCATCACCATCGACGTCGCCTACCGCTATTTCGCCACGGACCAGCGTAAATTCATCTTGGCGGACTGCCCCGGCCACGAGCAGTACACGCGCAACACTGTCACCGGAATGTCCACCGCAGATGTTGTCATTTTGCTTATCGACGTGCGCAACGGAGTAGTCCGTCAAACTAACCGACACGCGACGGTCGCGGGCCTCCTTGGCGTCCCGCATGTCGTCGTCGCCGTCAACAAAATCGATTTGGTGGACTACGACGAAGCCACCTTCCGCACCATCGAGGACCAGGTTGCAGCATTGGCCGACCGCGCGCACCTCAACGATGTCCGCGTCGTCCCGATCTCCTCGCTCAAGGGCGACAATGTGGTGGAACGGTCCGCCCGAACGCCGTGGTACACCGGCCCCAGCGTCGTCGAAATATTAGAAAACATTGACGACATCAACAGCGTCGAAGACACGGCTGACCAGGATCTTCGCCTGCCGGTGGACTACGTTATTCGCGATCACGACTCCGAATACCGAGGCTTCGCCGGCCGAATCGCGGCAGGATCCGTCGGCGTCGGTGATGACGTGACGGTAACAGGCGGCCGCACTGCTCGAATCACTTCGCTCAGCATTGCTGGTGATCCGGTCGGAGAACCGGCCCGTGCGGTTGCTGGCAGTTCCGTGAGCGTCGAACTGGACACCGATATCGACTTGTCACGTGGCGCGCTGATCGCAGGAACACCTCATCCAGACACCACGAATACCGTCGAGGCCACCGTGGTCCACACCAGCCAACGGCCGCTCGTTGTCCGTCGGCGGTTATTGTTGCGCTACGGTGCGCACACCACGAAAGCCCAATTGTCAGATATTCAAGGCATTATCGACGTCGATTCCGGCGAATTACTCTCCACGCGCCCTACCGAATTCAATGATGAACCCGTGACGACGCTGGAATCCAACGAACTGGCCCGCGTCACGATCAAAACGCGGGATCGTATCCCATTCGAGTCCTACCAACCTGGCGGCAAAATCGGGTCTTTCCTTCTTATCGACGATCAGACGGGCGACACCGTGGCCGCCGGTTTGGTCCTTCCGCCGAAAGCTGAGCAGACGGAGAGATCACAGGCGTGA
- a CDS encoding sirohydrochlorin chelatase → MKHSVSKRPGPKRPGQKRSGSQCPGSQRSALILLAHGSRHNHVTHALRDITDAVARQSRIAGRFGVHMAFLDHAEPDLVQVSARLAELGYDRAVVVPLLFTDAFHSRVDVPAQVKEAQNVSGLAMSIARGLGTGGDLAAVLEQRFSQLVPEEANSLATTPAPVIRVLYSVGSSDPVANDAVSRLAASIGAASVAATGEHPKGVAAIDHIITHHGETINGDPHHGGTDHGGPDEGPRKKDRSVTELGASFVDPLVVVQPLFVAPGKLWAMATKEIAHRQGKFESPGPDWPHTRVTYSRGDTPQARGHSHATLGLSGARFRCGSPLGVDLAPMIAERACSV, encoded by the coding sequence GTGAAGCACTCTGTATCGAAGCGCCCGGGACCGAAGCGGCCGGGACAGAAGCGCTCGGGATCGCAGTGCCCGGGATCGCAGCGCTCTGCGTTGATTTTGTTAGCCCACGGCAGTCGGCATAACCATGTGACGCATGCGCTTCGCGATATTACCGACGCCGTCGCCCGCCAATCCCGCATTGCCGGACGCTTCGGAGTCCACATGGCGTTTTTGGATCACGCCGAGCCCGATTTAGTGCAGGTGAGCGCACGTTTGGCCGAGCTGGGTTACGACCGCGCTGTTGTCGTGCCACTTCTCTTTACCGACGCTTTCCACTCGCGTGTCGACGTTCCCGCGCAGGTGAAGGAGGCACAGAATGTATCCGGACTGGCGATGTCCATCGCGCGCGGTTTGGGGACGGGCGGCGACCTGGCCGCCGTGTTGGAGCAGCGGTTTAGCCAACTGGTCCCTGAGGAAGCGAACTCGTTAGCGACCACACCCGCCCCGGTGATTCGCGTTCTTTACTCTGTGGGCAGTTCTGATCCTGTGGCTAATGATGCTGTCAGCCGTCTAGCTGCGAGTATTGGTGCCGCCTCTGTTGCAGCAACGGGGGAACATCCGAAGGGCGTCGCCGCTATTGACCACATCATTACTCATCACGGGGAGACCATTAATGGAGACCCCCACCATGGCGGCACTGACCACGGCGGCCCAGACGAGGGGCCACGAAAGAAAGATCGGTCGGTCACTGAACTGGGGGCATCATTCGTCGATCCTCTGGTCGTCGTTCAACCCTTGTTCGTAGCACCGGGAAAACTGTGGGCGATGGCGACTAAAGAAATAGCCCATAGGCAGGGGAAATTTGAGTCGCCGGGACCAGATTGGCCACACACGCGCGTCACCTACAGCCGAGGTGATACTCCCCAGGCACGGGGTCACTCTCATGCGACACTCGGCCTGTCCGGTGCCAGGTTCCGATGCGGATCCCCCCTTGGCGTCGATTTAGCACCCATGATCGCAGAGCGGGCGTGTTCAGTGTAA
- a CDS encoding FAD-dependent oxidoreductase: MDRPLRVAVIGSGPAGIYASDALMKKFDGDVAIDLFEKMPAPFGLIRYGVAPDHPRIKGIIKSLHKVMNKPELRLIGNVEYGKDITLSELQSLYDAVIFATGATGDRSLNVPGEGADGSWGAGEFVGFYDGNPLFQRDWDLHAEKVGVVGVGNVAVDIARVLAKTADELHVTEIPDNVYEALKKNKATEVHMFGRRGPAQAKFTPMELKELDKSPTIQVIVDPEDIQYDEASEATRRSSKIQDMVCSILEQYAIREIEDRPHKLYIHFFESPVEILTKDGKVTGLRTERTELDGHGGIRGTGKYKDWELGAVYHAVGYRSDPAKEIPFDDKHHVIPNIAGRIVRQAGSEETLDGLYTTGWVKRGPVGLIGNTKGDANETVDCLLEDLDNGLLTEPETADPDAVLELLRDKGVEVTSWEGYHALEAYEHELGEKEHRERKKVVEWDDMVVHSRVSAK, from the coding sequence ATGGATCGACCTCTACGTGTGGCCGTCATTGGCTCCGGGCCAGCTGGTATTTACGCTTCAGATGCCCTCATGAAGAAATTTGACGGCGACGTCGCCATTGATCTTTTTGAGAAAATGCCAGCCCCCTTTGGCCTTATCCGCTACGGCGTTGCGCCCGACCACCCACGCATCAAGGGAATTATTAAGTCGCTCCACAAGGTGATGAACAAACCTGAGCTCCGGTTGATCGGGAATGTGGAATACGGCAAGGACATCACCCTGTCCGAACTCCAATCTCTGTACGACGCCGTGATTTTCGCGACGGGAGCCACCGGGGATCGCTCGCTGAACGTTCCTGGTGAAGGTGCCGACGGTTCCTGGGGTGCGGGAGAATTCGTTGGCTTTTATGATGGCAACCCCCTTTTCCAGCGCGATTGGGATTTACACGCCGAGAAAGTCGGAGTTGTTGGTGTCGGTAACGTCGCGGTCGATATCGCACGTGTGTTAGCCAAAACTGCCGACGAGCTGCATGTGACTGAAATCCCTGACAACGTGTACGAGGCGCTAAAGAAAAATAAGGCCACGGAAGTCCACATGTTTGGGCGTCGTGGGCCTGCGCAGGCAAAGTTCACGCCAATGGAGCTCAAGGAACTGGATAAGTCCCCCACCATCCAGGTCATTGTGGACCCCGAAGATATTCAATACGACGAGGCTTCCGAAGCTACTCGTCGGAGTTCCAAGATCCAGGACATGGTGTGCAGCATTCTGGAGCAGTACGCGATCCGTGAGATCGAAGACCGTCCCCATAAGCTGTATATCCATTTCTTCGAGTCGCCGGTTGAGATTTTGACTAAGGACGGCAAGGTCACCGGGTTGCGGACCGAGCGCACCGAACTCGATGGACATGGTGGAATCCGCGGCACCGGGAAATACAAGGATTGGGAGTTGGGGGCTGTCTATCACGCCGTCGGGTACCGGTCTGATCCCGCCAAGGAGATCCCCTTCGACGACAAGCACCACGTGATTCCCAACATCGCCGGACGCATTGTGCGTCAGGCCGGGTCGGAGGAAACACTCGACGGTTTGTACACCACGGGATGGGTTAAACGCGGACCTGTCGGCTTGATCGGAAACACCAAGGGCGACGCAAACGAAACCGTCGACTGCCTGCTGGAAGACCTTGATAATGGTTTGCTCACTGAACCAGAGACGGCGGATCCTGACGCCGTGCTGGAGTTGCTCCGCGATAAGGGTGTCGAGGTGACCTCCTGGGAGGGCTACCACGCGCTCGAGGCATATGAGCATGAGCTCGGCGAAAAAGAACACCGCGAGCGCAAGAAGGTTGTCGAGTGGGACGACATGGTGGTTCATTCACGCGTGAGCGCTAAATAA
- the pta gene encoding phosphate acetyltransferase yields MPRALYIDVGGAFGSSAGDALPAPLQGEVTRIISGESGSSADSAALVAEAVEKVSQAKTSQAEASEQDTSHPNGTQGALVATGDITVDSRIAASIGVPVVLLFLTDAAPAPLRVSLSISTAAHEGAKVAAVVTRDGLAIDGVPTSIPVIAASDEAALDSAVSSAVGESGHLDPVIGPEVFQHNLIDQARASGARIVLPEGDDDRILRAADWLLEHHVCDLTILGNPDDIAARSKELGLNLSDATIANPQGTDDESVEQAEKFAATFAELRKKKGITLDDARETMKDISYYATMMIYDGQADGMVSGAAHTTAHTIRPALQIIKTAPGSSVVSSIFLMVMRGKLWAFGDCAVNPNPTSEQLAEIAVTSADTAASFGINPRVALLSYSTGSSGAGDDVDKVTRAVELAQRKAADAPRNGSPIAIDGPIQFDAAVEPSVGKKKMPDSDVAGQATVFVFPTLDAGNIAYKAVQRTANALAVGPVLQGLNKPVNDLSRGATVPDIINTVAVTAVQVAAQTSTRDSAQS; encoded by the coding sequence ATGCCGCGTGCCCTATACATCGACGTCGGAGGAGCTTTCGGATCGTCGGCAGGCGACGCCCTACCCGCACCCCTTCAGGGAGAAGTCACCCGAATTATCTCCGGAGAGTCAGGATCATCCGCTGACTCCGCAGCGCTTGTTGCAGAGGCAGTGGAGAAGGTATCCCAGGCGAAAACATCCCAGGCGGAGGCATCCGAACAGGACACATCCCACCCCAACGGAACGCAGGGCGCACTCGTTGCCACCGGAGACATCACCGTCGATTCACGCATCGCGGCCAGCATCGGCGTCCCAGTCGTTCTCCTGTTCCTTACCGACGCCGCACCCGCCCCACTTCGCGTCTCACTTAGCATCTCTACAGCCGCCCATGAAGGGGCCAAGGTCGCAGCCGTCGTGACCCGCGACGGCCTTGCTATCGACGGCGTCCCAACCAGCATCCCCGTCATCGCAGCCTCCGACGAGGCCGCGCTCGACTCCGCGGTGTCGTCGGCAGTGGGGGAGAGCGGACACCTCGACCCAGTCATCGGCCCGGAAGTTTTTCAGCACAACCTCATTGACCAAGCACGCGCCTCCGGAGCGCGCATTGTCCTCCCCGAAGGCGACGACGACCGTATCCTCCGCGCCGCCGACTGGCTCCTAGAACACCACGTCTGCGACCTCACCATCCTCGGCAACCCCGATGACATTGCGGCACGGTCTAAGGAACTGGGCCTCAACCTCAGCGACGCCACCATCGCCAACCCTCAAGGCACCGACGACGAATCCGTCGAGCAGGCGGAAAAATTCGCTGCTACCTTCGCTGAACTGAGGAAAAAGAAAGGCATCACCCTCGACGATGCTCGGGAGACAATGAAAGACATCTCCTACTACGCCACCATGATGATCTACGACGGCCAAGCCGACGGCATGGTGTCCGGTGCCGCGCACACCACCGCACACACCATTAGACCAGCGCTACAAATCATCAAGACCGCGCCGGGTTCCTCCGTCGTCTCCTCCATCTTCCTCATGGTCATGCGTGGGAAACTCTGGGCCTTCGGAGATTGCGCTGTTAACCCGAACCCCACCTCCGAACAGCTGGCAGAAATAGCCGTCACCTCCGCAGATACCGCCGCCAGCTTCGGAATCAACCCCCGCGTCGCCCTCTTGTCTTACTCGACGGGTTCCTCAGGAGCGGGCGATGACGTCGATAAAGTCACCCGCGCGGTAGAACTGGCGCAGCGTAAAGCCGCCGATGCGCCACGGAATGGCAGTCCCATCGCTATTGACGGGCCAATCCAGTTCGATGCCGCCGTTGAGCCATCCGTCGGCAAGAAAAAAATGCCCGACTCTGACGTTGCTGGGCAGGCCACGGTCTTCGTTTTTCCCACTCTCGACGCAGGGAATATCGCGTATAAAGCGGTCCAGCGCACCGCTAACGCATTGGCTGTGGGGCCGGTACTTCAGGGCCTGAACAAACCAGTCAATGATCTCTCCCGCGGAGCCACGGTGCCGGACATCATCAACACTGTGGCCGTCACAGCAGTGCAAGTGGCCGCACAGACCAGCACCCGCGATTCCGCACAGTCCTGA
- a CDS encoding acetate kinase, whose amino-acid sequence MMKTSDTPTPAGTSVAADTSTQTEASDNHNEELVLVLNSGSSSIKFQLVNPANHATDEPFVSGLVEQIGEESGHITIKYAGEKHTRELPILNHTVGLDEALNFLDSLGVGLSTLNLVACGHRVVHGGRLFNSPVLIDDEVVGLIRDLIPLAPLHNPANLDGITVARKILPDIPHVAIFDTAFFHSLPPAAALYPIDAETAMNYAIRRYGFHGTSHEYVSQHVPDLLGKPPHQVNQITLHLGNGASVAAVRGGHAVDTSMGMTPLAGIMMGTRSGDIDPGIVFHLARNGMTIDEIDDLLNRRSGLKGMSGVNDFRALQEKIDREDQDAWSAYNMYVHSIRRFVGAYMLILGRLDAITFTAGVGENHAGIRRDTMAELENFGIIIDDERNNSPSREARLISSDDSRVKVFVIPTNEELAIARYAAGFAHH is encoded by the coding sequence ATGATGAAGACAAGCGACACACCGACCCCGGCAGGCACCTCCGTGGCGGCAGACACATCCACCCAGACCGAAGCATCTGACAACCACAATGAAGAACTGGTGTTGGTGCTCAACTCGGGTTCGTCGTCAATAAAGTTTCAGCTGGTCAACCCGGCTAATCACGCCACAGATGAACCCTTTGTCTCCGGGCTTGTGGAGCAGATCGGTGAGGAATCAGGGCACATCACTATCAAGTACGCAGGGGAGAAGCACACCCGTGAGCTGCCCATTCTCAACCACACAGTGGGGCTCGATGAAGCTCTGAACTTTTTGGACTCACTCGGCGTCGGGCTATCCACACTGAACCTGGTGGCGTGTGGGCACCGCGTTGTCCACGGTGGGCGCCTGTTTAACAGCCCCGTCCTTATCGACGACGAGGTTGTCGGTTTGATCAGGGACCTTATTCCGCTGGCCCCGCTACACAACCCTGCCAACCTGGATGGCATCACGGTCGCGCGGAAAATCCTGCCCGACATCCCCCATGTCGCGATTTTCGATACCGCCTTTTTCCACTCGCTCCCGCCCGCAGCCGCTCTCTATCCCATCGATGCCGAAACGGCCATGAACTACGCCATCCGGCGGTACGGGTTCCACGGTACGAGCCACGAGTACGTTTCCCAACATGTGCCCGATCTGCTGGGTAAACCACCCCACCAAGTGAACCAAATTACTCTGCACCTGGGGAACGGTGCCTCCGTGGCGGCAGTCCGTGGCGGCCACGCCGTGGACACCTCAATGGGAATGACCCCCTTGGCGGGCATCATGATGGGCACCCGTTCCGGTGACATCGACCCCGGCATCGTCTTCCACCTTGCCCGCAACGGCATGACCATCGACGAGATCGACGACTTGCTCAACCGCCGGTCCGGCCTCAAAGGCATGAGCGGAGTGAACGACTTCCGTGCCCTCCAGGAAAAGATCGACCGCGAGGACCAGGACGCGTGGAGTGCTTACAACATGTATGTGCACTCCATTCGACGTTTCGTAGGGGCATACATGCTCATTCTTGGGCGCTTAGATGCCATCACGTTCACGGCAGGAGTTGGCGAGAATCACGCCGGAATTCGCCGCGACACCATGGCTGAACTGGAGAATTTCGGCATCATTATCGACGACGAGCGAAACAACTCGCCGTCCCGTGAAGCGCGGCTCATTTCTTCTGACGACTCTCGCGTAAAAGTATTTGTCATTCCGACGAATGAGGAACTAGCTATCGCGCGTTATGCCGCGGGCTTCGCTCACCATTAG
- a CDS encoding L,D-transpeptidase: MSKAHRRISTRIGVSAAASLTAIAALAGGATVANPAPARAEDLPAISSTNPQDFLNQARDQFNEFARTASDRGKTIALDWRNSVYQNTEQLDPNAANWIRTTVDGWINAIWPNAIADQEAQQAAARDAAARAAEEQARQAAEAEAAQRAAEENAVTAPCEDGAEACVNLGARRSWLTDGHKNITYGPVPITAGAPGQETTPGWHKVLRKVKDEVSHEFNNAPMPYSVYFTNSGMAFHEGSLNRESAGCIHLSHQDAEHYFNTLQVGDDVFIF; this comes from the coding sequence ATGTCTAAAGCTCATCGCCGAATTTCCACCCGTATCGGCGTCTCCGCAGCCGCGTCGCTTACCGCCATCGCAGCTCTCGCGGGCGGCGCCACAGTTGCTAACCCTGCTCCCGCTCGTGCGGAGGACCTGCCGGCTATTTCGTCGACGAACCCGCAGGATTTTCTCAACCAGGCGCGAGATCAGTTCAATGAGTTCGCCCGCACTGCGTCAGACCGCGGCAAGACCATCGCCCTGGATTGGCGCAACAGCGTCTACCAGAACACTGAGCAGCTAGACCCGAACGCTGCTAACTGGATCCGCACCACCGTCGATGGCTGGATCAACGCCATCTGGCCGAACGCAATTGCTGACCAGGAAGCTCAGCAGGCTGCTGCACGCGATGCCGCTGCCCGCGCTGCTGAGGAGCAGGCGCGCCAGGCTGCTGAAGCAGAGGCCGCTCAGCGCGCTGCTGAAGAGAATGCAGTAACTGCGCCCTGTGAGGATGGCGCAGAGGCTTGCGTGAACCTCGGCGCTCGTCGCTCCTGGTTGACCGATGGCCACAAGAACATCACCTACGGCCCGGTTCCCATCACTGCTGGCGCTCCGGGACAGGAAACGACTCCAGGCTGGCACAAGGTTCTTCGTAAGGTGAAGGACGAGGTGAGCCATGAGTTCAATAATGCTCCGATGCCTTACTCGGTGTACTTCACGAACTCCGGCATGGCATTCCACGAAGGATCTCTGAACCGCGAGTCCGCAGGATGCATCCACCTCTCCCACCAGGATGCTGAGCACTACTTCAATACTCTCCAAGTTGGCGACGACGTCTTTATCTTCTAA